One genomic segment of Microtus ochrogaster isolate Prairie Vole_2 linkage group LG8, MicOch1.0, whole genome shotgun sequence includes these proteins:
- the Ccn5 gene encoding WNT1-inducible-signaling pathway protein 2 — MRGTPLTHLLAISFFCLPSMVCAQLCPASCTCPWTPPQCPPGVPLVLDGCGCCRVCARRLGESCDHLRVCDPSQGLVCQPGAGPSGREALCLLEEDDGSCEVNGRRYLDGETFQPNCRVLCRCDDGGFTCLPLCSENVRLPSWDCPRPRRVEVPGRCCPEWVCDQGARPRIQSYTAQGHQLSGLVTPASADVACPTWSTAWGPCSTTCGLGIATRVSNQNRFCQLEIQRRLCLSRPCLAAGSRSSWNSAF; from the exons ATGAGGGGCACCCCACTGACCCATCTTCTGGCCATCTCCTTCTTCTGCCTACCCTCAATG gtgTGTGCCCAGCTGTGCCCAGCGTCCTGTACTTGTCCCTGGACACCACCCCAGTGCCCACCGGGGGTGCCCCTGGTGCTGGATGGCTGTGGCTGCTGTCGAGTGTGTGCACGGAGGCTGGGGGAGTCCTGTGACCATCTGCGTGTCTGCGACCCCAGCCAGGGCCTGGTTTGTCAGCCTGGGGCAGGCCCCAGTGGCCGGGAGGCCCTGTGCCTCT TGGAAGAGGATGACGGAAGCTGTGAGGTGAATGGCCGCAGGTACCTGGATGGGGAGACCTTTCAGCCCAATTGCAGGGTCCTCTGCCGCTGTGACGACGGTGGCTTCACCTGCCTGCCGCTGTGCAGCGAGAATGTGAGACTGCCCAGCTGGGATTGCCCACGCCCTAGAAGAGTAGAGGTGCCTGGCAGGTGCTGTCCCGAGTGGGTGTGCGACCAGGGAGCGAGGCCAAGGATCCAGTCTTACACCGCCCAAG GACACCAACTTTCTGGCCTCGTCACTCCTGCATCTGCTGATGTCGCCTGTCCCACATGGAGCACAGCCTGGGGCCCCTGCTCAACCACCTGTGGGCTGGGGATAGCCACCCGCGTATCCAACCAGAACCGATTCTGCCAGCTAGAGATCCAGCGCCGCCTGTGTTTGTCCAGACCCTGCCTGGCTGCCGGGAGTCGCAGCTCATGGAACAGTGCCTTCTAG